A window of Helicoverpa armigera isolate CAAS_96S chromosome 30, ASM3070526v1, whole genome shotgun sequence contains these coding sequences:
- the LOC126054862 gene encoding uncharacterized protein LOC126054862 → MENKKRERSANFDSAEIQLLINLVAKFKNIVENKKTDAVTNKDKEAAWRQIEENFNSCGVSTNARSWKTLKLKYEGIKKNTKKKSSLQRQEMYKTGGGPSKAPEFSEIDEKVLSICSNITGLEPRHDSDTISKSTPLEEVEDSNIIFEIEEIPENSFQPHPVVDLAIGEIVEDNQKENNWDKWHPKALKSRVSNVLKPNVSKASVTAKLDKLSEARLELVQLQMKTAKLEHQFMEEEHKLKMLHLANDERRKEELHSLQLKQNGCNCGAVPNTMT, encoded by the exons atggaaaacaaaAAACGAGAGCGCTCAGCCAATTTTGATTCTGCTGAAATTCAGCTCCTAATTAATTTAGtggcaaaatttaaaaatattgttgaaaataaaaaaactgatgcCGTTACTAATAAGGATAAGGAGGCAGCCTGGAGGCAAATAGAAGAGAATTTTAACTCCTGTGGAGTGTCCACAAATGCCCGATCGTGGAAGACCCTCAAATTGAAATACGagggtataaaaaaaaacacaaaaaagaaaTCTTCTCTGCAAAGGCAAGAGATGTACAAAACTGGAGGAGGGCCTTCAAAAGCTCCAGAATTCAGTGAAATCGATGAAAAGGTGCTTAGCATCTGCTCGAACATAACAGGACTTGAGCCACGTCACGACAGTGACACTATTTCAA aatctACTCCTCTGGAAGAAGTTGAagatagtaatattatttttgaaatagaagAAATACCAGAAAATTCATTCCAACCCCATCCAGTAGTTGATTTGGCCATCGGGGAAATTGTTGAGGACAATCAAAAAG aaaataattgGGACAAATGGCACCCAAAGGCTTTAAAATCAAGGGTGTCCAATGTATTAAAACCAAATGTCTCCAAAGCTAGTGTCACCGCCAAACTAGACAAATTAAGCGAAGCTCGACTGGAGCTAGTACAGCTCCAAATGAAGACTGCCAAACTTGAGCACCAGTTTATGGAGGAGGAGCATAAACTGAAAATGTTGCATTTAGCTAATGATGAGAGAAGAAAAGAAGAATTACACTcattacaattaaaacaaaatgggtGTAATTGTGGAGCAGTTCCAAATACCATGACTTAg
- the LOC135116660 gene encoding uncharacterized protein LOC135116660: MASGTADDLYNALIQSVETKNIPLENLVGFSSDTTNVMVGEYNSVFAKLKERLPNIVCVRCSCHMIHLAASKACLQLPKSVEDMLRNIGSHFSRSHNRQQKLAEMQRFYQTQIHQILLPATTRWLSLKACVDRTLEQYPALEAYFRLEIVEDPSRITESIIFSLRNQFTKFYLEFMAYVLDLLNDFNITFQSESPLLHKLKPAVEGLIRTIASNFIDLHHVKNTPPLEIEHKNPRLYLPLENLYLGVSVDSSLKEVQNDVRKEDLERFKLDCLAFYVEVIEQIKQRFIFTDPIYDIIQIVEPKIIKSFDPQMITSILNRFPFLAPTYLNKSALINEWREYCLLDLASVDDSISIQMNAADFWTKVFKLKDIAGTEKFKNLKILIGFLLIL, from the coding sequence ATGGCCTCAGGTACGGCTGATGACTTGTATAACGCATTAATACAGAGCGTTGAAACTAAAAATATCCCACTAGAAAACTTAGTGGGATTTTCTTCAGACACGACGAACGTGATGGTCGGCGAATATAATTCTGTGTTCGCCAAATTGAAAGAAAGACTTCCTAACATAGTGTGTGTCCGCTGCTCTTGCCATATGATTCATTTGGCTGCCTCCAAAGCTTGTCTACAACTGCCAAAATCAGTAGAAGATATGTTACGGAACATTGGCTCCCATTTCAGCCGCAGCCACAACCGACAACAGAAGCTTGCAGAAATGCAACGCTTCTACCAAACACAAATTCATCAGATTCTTTTGCCGGCAACAACCCGGTGGCTTTCTTTAAAGGCATGTGTCGACCGAACGCTGGAACAGTATCCTGCACTGGAAGCCTATTTCAGACTTGAAATAGTGGAAGATCCGTCCAGAATAACTGAAAGTATCATTTTCAGTTTGCGTAACcagtttacaaaattttatctcGAGTTCATGGCATATGTGCTAGACCTGCTAAATGACTTCAATATTACTTTTCAGTCTGAATCGCCATTACTTCATAAACTGAAACCTGCCGTAGAAGGGCTCATCCGCACAATTGCAAGTAACTTCATTGATTTACATCACGTCAAAAACACGCCTCCTCTAGAGATCGAACATAAAAACCCAAGGTTGTACTTGCCTTTGGAAAATTTGTACCTTGGTGTTTCTGTGGACTCAAGCCTCAAGGAGGTTCAAAATGATGTTAGAAAAGAGGACCTGGAAAGATTCAAACTAGATTGCCTGGCATTTTATGTTGAAGTAatagaacaaataaaacaaagatttatATTTACAGACCCAATATATGACATAATCCAAATAGTCGaaccaaaaattataaaatcgttTGATCCACAAATGATAACTTCAATTTTAAACAGATTTCCTTTTTTAGCCCCCACATATCTGAATAAAAGTGCATTAATAAACGAATGGCGGGAGTACTGTTTATTAGATCTGGCAAGTGTGGACGACAGTATATCGATTCAAATGAATGCTGCTGATTTTTGgacaaaagtatttaaattaaaggacATAGCTGGTAcagaaaaattcaaaaatttgaaAATCCTGATAGGATTTCTATTAATTCTG